In Flavobacterium sp. N1736, the following are encoded in one genomic region:
- a CDS encoding triple tyrosine motif-containing protein, with the protein MGFFLFSQELPPIVKYPSTLYGAGNQSWMISQDEQNLMYFANNEGLLEYNGTNWELYPTPNETIMRSVKVIDNKIYTGCYMNFGYWTRQSNGKLKYTSLSDTIKNKILDDEQFWNILKYDQWILFQSLNRIYIYDTKTKTFKIISPKNGVIKSFSTKNSIYYQTINEGLFEIEEGKGKLISDHPILKKYTIVNVFTIDEGLLIQTQLDGFYKLIGTTLTPFATEVDAQIKSGFVYSSQRLENGSYALGTVSNGIFILSDTGKLNYHISQSKGLSNNTALSLFEDKDQNVWVGLDNGINCINLQTPVHSFTDDTGVLGTVYASISYNGMLYVGTNQGLFCKKYQSTDDFHFINGTKGQVWSLYLYENTLFCGHDSGTFVIDNTAARNIFSGSGTWKFEPSPNNKNILLQGNYYGISVLEKVNNQWKFKNKIEGFNYSSRYFEITPNLEVYVSHEYKGIFRFKLDHTFLKIKEFYAYSSPKKGKNASLTKFNNVIYYAYKDGIFKLNPSTKQFEKDKLLSSIFEKDEYTSGKLIVDQSNKIWLFSKNYIHYFSASKLSHQLKQNVIPIPSSLTNSMLGFENITQISKSTYLIGTTDGYYTLNIDDLSFKNYVVSISEIFINKQNQILKNVVLNNEGSFKSTENNITLNYTVPEYNKYINSEYQYLLEGFQNEWSEWSTKSSVNFKNLSPGKYTFKVRAKYANTLLQNTASYTFVVLKPWYLTNLACFIYLLLLIVIGYFINKAYRNFYQKQKEKLIEENNLLLEIKELENEQQLMKLRNEQLSQDVDNKNRELAVSTMSLNSKNELLAFIKEDLKKNSPGDNKNIKSVIRTINDNITEEDSWKVFKEAFDNADKDFLKRIKQLHPLLTPNDLRLCAYLRLNLSSKEIAPLFNISVRSVEIKRYRLRKKMDLQHEIGLVEYILAV; encoded by the coding sequence ATGGGTTTTTTCCTGTTTTCGCAGGAGTTACCGCCAATTGTAAAATACCCTTCGACTTTGTACGGAGCCGGGAATCAAAGCTGGATGATTTCGCAGGATGAACAGAACCTGATGTATTTTGCCAATAACGAAGGGCTTTTAGAATATAACGGAACAAATTGGGAATTATATCCAACGCCCAACGAAACAATAATGCGATCTGTAAAAGTAATCGATAATAAGATTTACACAGGCTGCTATATGAATTTTGGTTACTGGACTCGCCAGTCAAACGGAAAACTAAAATATACTTCGCTAAGCGATACCATTAAAAATAAAATTCTGGATGACGAACAGTTTTGGAATATTTTAAAATACGATCAATGGATATTGTTTCAATCGCTTAACCGAATTTATATTTATGATACAAAGACAAAGACGTTTAAAATTATTTCGCCAAAAAATGGTGTTATAAAATCGTTTAGCACTAAAAATTCTATTTATTATCAAACCATAAATGAAGGGCTTTTTGAAATAGAAGAAGGAAAAGGAAAATTGATTTCTGATCATCCAATTCTAAAAAAATATACAATTGTCAATGTTTTTACAATTGATGAAGGTTTATTGATTCAGACGCAGTTAGATGGATTTTATAAGCTTATCGGAACGACTTTAACGCCTTTTGCAACAGAAGTCGATGCGCAGATAAAATCAGGTTTTGTGTATAGCAGCCAGCGTCTTGAGAATGGCAGTTATGCTTTGGGAACTGTTTCTAACGGAATTTTTATTTTATCGGATACAGGAAAACTAAATTATCATATTTCGCAAAGCAAAGGATTAAGCAATAATACGGCACTGTCCTTATTTGAAGATAAAGATCAGAACGTTTGGGTGGGTCTTGATAACGGAATTAACTGCATTAATCTGCAAACGCCGGTACACAGTTTTACAGATGATACGGGCGTATTAGGGACTGTTTATGCTTCTATTTCGTATAACGGAATGTTGTATGTGGGAACAAATCAGGGTTTGTTTTGTAAAAAATACCAGAGTACAGATGATTTTCATTTTATAAACGGAACAAAAGGGCAGGTTTGGTCTTTGTATCTTTATGAGAATACGCTGTTTTGCGGACATGATTCAGGAACTTTTGTTATTGATAATACAGCTGCAAGAAATATTTTTTCGGGTTCAGGAACCTGGAAGTTTGAGCCTTCGCCAAATAATAAAAACATATTACTTCAGGGAAATTATTACGGAATTTCGGTTTTGGAGAAAGTTAATAATCAATGGAAATTCAAAAATAAAATAGAAGGATTTAATTATTCGTCGCGTTATTTTGAAATTACACCAAATCTGGAGGTTTATGTCAGCCATGAATACAAAGGTATTTTTAGATTCAAACTTGATCATACGTTTTTAAAAATAAAAGAATTTTACGCATATTCGTCTCCCAAAAAAGGAAAAAATGCCAGTTTAACAAAATTCAATAATGTTATTTATTATGCTTATAAAGATGGAATCTTCAAATTAAATCCGTCAACAAAACAATTTGAAAAAGATAAATTACTGAGTTCTATTTTCGAAAAGGACGAATATACTTCGGGTAAATTAATTGTAGATCAGTCAAATAAAATATGGCTGTTTTCAAAAAATTACATTCATTATTTTTCTGCAAGTAAACTGAGTCATCAATTAAAGCAAAATGTAATCCCAATTCCGTCTTCATTAACCAATTCGATGCTGGGTTTTGAAAACATTACACAAATCTCAAAATCAACGTATTTAATAGGTACTACAGATGGTTATTATACGCTTAATATTGACGATTTAAGTTTTAAGAATTATGTAGTTTCTATTTCTGAGATTTTCATCAATAAACAAAATCAGATTCTAAAAAATGTGGTCTTAAATAATGAAGGAAGTTTTAAATCTACCGAAAATAATATCACATTAAATTACACTGTTCCGGAATACAACAAATATATCAATTCAGAATATCAGTATTTATTAGAAGGATTTCAGAACGAATGGAGCGAATGGAGTACAAAATCTTCGGTAAATTTCAAAAATCTTTCTCCCGGAAAATATACGTTTAAAGTGCGTGCAAAATATGCCAATACACTTTTGCAAAATACAGCGAGTTATACTTTTGTAGTTTTAAAACCTTGGTATCTGACCAATCTCGCCTGCTTTATTTATTTGCTGCTATTAATTGTAATTGGATATTTTATTAATAAAGCGTATCGAAACTTTTATCAAAAGCAAAAAGAAAAATTAATTGAAGAAAATAATCTTTTACTCGAAATTAAAGAGCTTGAAAATGAGCAGCAATTAATGAAACTGAGAAACGAGCAATTATCGCAGGATGTTGATAACAAAAATCGCGAGTTGGCAGTTTCAACCATGAGTTTAAACAGTAAAAATGAACTTTTGGCTTTTATTAAGGAAGACTTGAAGAAGAATTCGCCGGGCGATAATAAAAATATCAAATCGGTTATTAGAACAATCAACGATAATATTACTGAAGAAGATTCCTGGAAAGTTTTTAAAGAAGCTTTTGATAATGCGGACAAAGATTTTCTAAAACGCATCAAACAACTTCATCCTTTACTTACTCCAAATGATTTGCGACTTTGTGCTTATCTGAGACTTAATCTTTCATCAAAAGAAATTGCGCCGTTATTTAATATTTCGGTACGAAGCGTTGAAATAAAAAGGTATCGTTTGCGTAAAAAAATGGACTTACAGCACGAAATCGGTTTAGTTGAATATATCCTCGCTGTATAG
- a CDS encoding SusC/RagA family TonB-linked outer membrane protein gives MKPKLLLMVLLLFTSFAFAQTLDVSGTVLDGAGLSLPGVNVKVKNSSKSTTTDFDGSFKLSGVSTGTTIVLSYIGYRTQEIVVSGPKVTVKMSEDSKSLDEVVVIGYGSQKKREVTGSVSVVDSKTLDILKPIKVEQALQGTVAGVNVTTQSGAPGAGLDIRIRGVATNGQNGPTAIIDGYVGELGLLNPNDIETITVLKDAQAAIYGTIGANGIILITTKMGKKNTKTKVSFNSYTGFQETSRKLPTLNATEYALLLNESYANGGQALPYPNVSGLGNGTNWQDEVFKKGVPIINNDLTISGGSEKITYSISGSHLDQEGIVGGDKSGFLRNTARIGMTADLSDKFKLKTNVIYTYFTRKTLNENGLGSVLFNALNVPGTFNVYDDNGDFTKIPTTLGNEIINPLAQIDNTYNDYNYKKINGNFGLDYKIFKGFVLSSSIGFNTSNSESKTFGKQISYGGKVFDVQRSSVTQGAVNDNNYSFDLFGTYTTKIAESHNIVGTIGTTIFKEWGNGLTATGYDVPNNSWEYADISLTKGLSNTLNNTSYVYDQRRLSYFGRVQYDYKGKYLLSAMLRRDSSTKFGPGNKVAYFPSFTGGWVISDEGFFGESKTVNFLKFRASYGTLGNDQIPNYGYLGLLNGEATYVFDKALVNGTATGQVPNPDLKWEEAKKFDVGFDMRLFNDKFSIVADYFIDTRKDLLIPNIPVSGINGTGAPGASSPTLNAGTVRNSGLEFAIDYKAKFSDNFNMSVGYNVTFIKNEVLEVNNGTRVIEGGAFGVGQPFPARMEEALPGQKKLPIGYFYGYKTDGIFQNQAEVDAHPSQLALGADAKPGDLRFVDVNGDGVIDTKDKTNIGDPIPNATMGFNLQLNYKNLDFAVYTFASVGNDMVRNYERTNPYANRLDYVLDRWTGEGTSTTVPRVTTSATSNNNFSDYFVEDASYFRIQNIQVGYTLNPQISQKAGITKLRLYTGVNNLYTFTKYKGFDPGASNGAPIGGGIDYGFYPIPRTYLLGLNINF, from the coding sequence ATGAAACCAAAATTATTATTAATGGTATTGTTACTGTTTACTTCTTTTGCGTTCGCGCAAACATTAGATGTAAGCGGAACTGTACTTGATGGCGCAGGTTTATCATTGCCTGGCGTGAATGTAAAAGTTAAAAATTCGTCGAAAAGCACCACTACAGATTTCGATGGATCTTTTAAACTTTCGGGTGTTTCAACCGGCACCACAATTGTTTTAAGTTATATAGGGTATCGAACGCAGGAAATTGTGGTTTCGGGACCAAAAGTTACTGTCAAGATGAGTGAGGATTCTAAATCATTGGACGAAGTTGTAGTGATTGGTTATGGTAGCCAAAAGAAGAGAGAAGTAACAGGATCAGTTTCTGTAGTCGACAGTAAAACACTTGATATTTTAAAACCAATAAAAGTAGAGCAAGCACTGCAGGGAACTGTTGCAGGTGTAAATGTTACAACACAATCCGGAGCGCCGGGTGCGGGATTAGATATTCGTATTCGTGGTGTTGCAACAAATGGTCAAAATGGCCCAACAGCAATTATTGATGGTTATGTTGGTGAATTGGGTTTACTTAATCCAAATGATATTGAAACGATTACAGTTCTTAAAGATGCGCAAGCGGCTATTTATGGAACTATTGGTGCAAACGGAATTATTTTGATTACTACTAAAATGGGTAAAAAAAATACAAAAACAAAAGTATCCTTTAATAGCTATACAGGATTTCAGGAAACATCCCGAAAATTACCAACTTTAAATGCTACAGAATATGCGCTTTTATTAAACGAAAGTTATGCTAATGGCGGTCAGGCACTTCCTTATCCAAATGTAAGTGGTTTAGGAAATGGTACAAACTGGCAAGACGAAGTATTTAAAAAAGGAGTTCCTATTATTAATAACGATTTAACTATTTCGGGCGGATCAGAAAAAATCACATACTCTATAAGTGGTTCACATTTAGATCAGGAAGGAATTGTTGGCGGTGATAAATCCGGTTTTTTAAGAAATACGGCGAGAATAGGAATGACGGCAGATTTGAGTGATAAATTCAAATTAAAAACAAACGTTATTTACACTTATTTTACCCGAAAAACATTAAACGAGAATGGTTTAGGTTCTGTTTTGTTTAATGCCTTAAATGTACCGGGAACGTTTAATGTATATGATGATAATGGTGATTTTACTAAAATACCAACCACTTTAGGAAACGAAATCATCAATCCGCTGGCACAAATTGATAATACATATAATGATTACAACTACAAAAAAATAAACGGAAATTTTGGTTTGGATTATAAAATTTTCAAAGGATTTGTATTATCAAGTTCAATAGGTTTTAATACTTCAAACAGTGAGTCAAAAACATTTGGAAAACAAATTAGTTATGGCGGAAAAGTTTTTGATGTACAAAGAAGCTCTGTTACTCAAGGTGCTGTAAATGATAACAATTATTCATTTGACCTTTTTGGAACTTATACAACTAAAATTGCTGAAAGCCATAATATTGTGGGAACTATTGGTACAACTATTTTTAAAGAATGGGGTAACGGCCTTACTGCAACTGGTTATGATGTGCCAAACAACTCCTGGGAGTATGCGGATATTTCTTTAACAAAAGGTTTGTCAAATACGCTAAACAATACTTCTTATGTATACGACCAAAGAAGGCTTTCTTATTTTGGAAGAGTACAATATGATTATAAAGGGAAATATTTGCTTTCTGCAATGCTTAGACGTGATTCATCTACCAAATTCGGACCGGGAAACAAAGTGGCTTATTTTCCTTCTTTTACAGGAGGTTGGGTAATATCTGATGAAGGTTTCTTTGGAGAATCAAAAACAGTAAATTTCTTAAAATTCAGAGCCAGTTACGGTACTTTAGGAAATGACCAAATTCCAAATTATGGTTATTTAGGACTTTTAAACGGAGAAGCAACTTACGTTTTTGATAAAGCATTAGTTAACGGAACTGCTACGGGACAAGTGCCAAATCCTGATTTAAAATGGGAAGAAGCCAAAAAATTTGATGTTGGTTTTGATATGAGATTATTCAATGACAAATTTTCTATAGTTGCAGATTATTTTATCGATACCAGAAAAGATTTATTAATCCCGAATATTCCGGTTTCAGGAATTAATGGCACAGGTGCTCCGGGGGCAAGTTCTCCAACTTTAAATGCAGGAACAGTAAGAAATTCAGGATTGGAATTTGCGATAGATTATAAAGCAAAATTTTCAGATAACTTCAATATGAGTGTTGGTTATAATGTAACATTCATTAAAAATGAAGTATTAGAAGTTAATAATGGAACAAGAGTTATAGAAGGTGGTGCTTTTGGAGTAGGACAGCCATTTCCTGCAAGAATGGAAGAAGCTTTACCGGGTCAGAAAAAATTGCCTATCGGATATTTTTACGGATATAAAACAGACGGTATTTTTCAAAATCAGGCCGAAGTTGATGCGCATCCGTCTCAGCTTGCTTTAGGTGCCGATGCTAAACCGGGTGATCTTCGTTTTGTAGACGTTAACGGAGATGGCGTAATTGATACAAAAGACAAAACGAATATTGGAGATCCAATTCCAAATGCCACAATGGGATTCAATTTACAATTGAATTATAAAAATTTAGATTTTGCCGTTTACACATTTGCTTCTGTCGGAAACGATATGGTTCGTAATTATGAACGAACAAATCCTTATGCAAATCGATTAGATTATGTTTTGGACAGATGGACAGGAGAAGGAACCAGCACCACTGTGCCGAGAGTGACCACAAGTGCTACATCAAATAATAATTTTTCAGATTATTTTGTTGAAGATGCTTCTTATTTCAGAATCCAGAATATTCAGGTAGGATATACACTTAATCCACAGATATCCCAAAAAGCCGGAATAACAAAATTAAGACTTTATACGGGAGTAAATAATTTATACACATTTACCAAATACAAAGGTTTTGACCCTGGCGCTTCAAATGGGGCACCAATTGGAGGTGGAATCGATTACGGATTCTATCCTATCCCAAGAACTTATTTATTGGGCTTAAACATTAATTTTTAA
- a CDS encoding RagB/SusD family nutrient uptake outer membrane protein, with product MKKYLFTTLLTITLISTVTTSCSDDFVDPKVPYSIDSENYFNAKEDYDNALVAAYDLLQSSYVNVLLGEIASDNTLCGGESPTDVIGFQQVDDMIHTEVNSNLRDIWNWMFAGVQRANYILEFQNKTDFAGKTQLIAETRFLRAYYQFELVKWFGGIPMKGDARFKIGDEKTIPRSSAAEVYASIESDLIFASENLSPNAVQKGRATKGAAQALLGKAYLYQGKFAQAATTLQALITTSSYSLETNYNKLFEADGENGPESVFEVQYTDVEGAGFTCLQCSEGNVAVGFSGIRNYTGPLFSSGFSFNIPTQESANAFEVGDKRKDVAILDIVAFAAANSGVSYGKGNEDTGFFNRKYLPRKRSANANGDLNLTNPNNYRSIRYADVLLMAAEAYNRGGIDDGKAREYLNQVRRRAFGDNNHDISASGAALTDFILAERRLELFGEGHRFFDLVRTGKAVGTIPGFKANKNELFPLPIEEIQFANGNWKQNPGY from the coding sequence ATGAAAAAATATTTATTTACAACACTGCTGACGATAACATTGATTTCAACTGTAACAACTTCTTGTTCAGATGATTTTGTTGATCCTAAAGTGCCTTATTCTATAGATTCTGAAAATTATTTTAATGCTAAAGAAGATTATGACAATGCATTAGTTGCCGCTTATGATTTGCTTCAGTCCTCTTATGTAAATGTTTTATTAGGAGAAATTGCTTCGGATAATACTTTATGCGGAGGAGAAAGCCCTACAGATGTAATTGGTTTTCAACAAGTAGACGACATGATTCATACGGAAGTAAACAGTAATTTAAGAGATATCTGGAACTGGATGTTTGCCGGGGTTCAAAGAGCCAATTATATACTTGAATTTCAAAACAAAACAGATTTTGCAGGAAAAACACAGCTTATAGCCGAAACACGTTTTCTTAGAGCGTATTACCAATTTGAATTAGTAAAATGGTTTGGTGGTATACCAATGAAAGGCGATGCGAGGTTTAAAATTGGAGATGAAAAAACAATTCCGCGTTCATCAGCTGCAGAAGTGTATGCTTCTATCGAATCTGATTTGATATTCGCGTCGGAAAATTTATCTCCAAATGCTGTTCAAAAAGGACGGGCTACAAAAGGAGCTGCTCAGGCATTATTAGGAAAAGCCTATTTGTATCAGGGAAAATTTGCACAAGCGGCAACTACTTTGCAGGCTTTAATAACAACATCATCTTATTCATTAGAAACAAATTATAATAAGTTGTTTGAAGCGGATGGAGAAAACGGACCTGAATCTGTTTTTGAAGTTCAATATACAGATGTTGAAGGAGCAGGTTTTACTTGTTTACAATGTAGCGAAGGAAACGTTGCTGTAGGTTTTAGCGGAATTCGAAATTATACAGGACCATTATTTTCTTCTGGTTTTAGTTTTAATATCCCAACACAGGAATCAGCAAATGCTTTTGAAGTTGGAGACAAACGTAAAGATGTTGCTATTTTAGATATTGTAGCTTTTGCTGCAGCTAATAGTGGCGTATCATACGGAAAAGGGAATGAAGACACAGGATTTTTCAACAGAAAGTACCTTCCAAGAAAAAGAAGCGCAAATGCCAACGGAGATTTGAATTTAACAAACCCAAACAACTACAGGTCAATTCGTTATGCAGATGTTTTATTAATGGCTGCCGAAGCGTATAACAGGGGCGGAATTGATGATGGAAAAGCAAGAGAATATCTAAATCAGGTTAGAAGACGTGCTTTTGGAGATAATAATCACGACATATCAGCTTCAGGCGCAGCATTGACTGATTTTATTCTGGCGGAAAGAAGATTGGAGCTTTTTGGAGAAGGACATCGTTTTTTCGATTTGGTTAGAACCGGAAAAGCAGTCGGAACAATTCCAGGTTTTAAAGCGAATAAAAACGAATTATTTCCACTTCCAATTGAAGAAATTCAGTTTGCAAACGGAAATTGGAAACAAAATCCAGGATATTAA
- a CDS encoding PKD domain-containing protein, translating into MKKIHSIISLFVLALFFSCSSDENSDIDLEGLSAPTNISALTTVTQDNTGKVTFLPNGEGVTQYKIDFGDGSAQSDYFSTGANVAHNYKEGVYHAKIIAMGLNGKTTQVDQEVVVSFKAPQNLVVEVTNDLSVSKKITVKATADFALFYDVYFGETGKPNPVSANNGESISYTYQEAGVYTIRVVSKSAAIQTTEKTLQVTAKLVLNPTTSAPAPPNRQAGDVISIYGSKYTNVAGTNYFPDWGQAGQGSSWTEFDLNGDKMLNYIKLSYQGIALADNVTIDVSGMEYLHMDVWTADLQKIETSLISKTNGEKPVVKDLTANQWTSIDIPISAFTSQGLTVADIFQLKLVGTPWAGGTVFVDNIYFYKTASQAIQLPLDFESASLTYTWGGFGNVDASIIANPNKTGINVSDKVLKLDKKAGAEVWGGASLNLENTLDYTKGTTVKVNVWSPKVGADILYKMELSTSPKDGNNNPTVFIEVHAATTVANAWQVLTFDLTSAAGFSTSIKYDRVILFPDFGQMGTGSTYYFDDIKQSN; encoded by the coding sequence ATGAAAAAAATACATTCTATTATAAGTCTTTTCGTTTTGGCACTATTTTTTAGTTGCTCAAGCGATGAAAACAGCGATATTGATTTAGAAGGTTTAAGTGCGCCAACGAATATATCGGCTTTGACCACAGTAACGCAGGACAATACAGGTAAGGTTACTTTTTTGCCTAATGGTGAAGGTGTAACGCAATATAAAATTGATTTTGGTGATGGAAGTGCCCAGTCAGATTATTTTTCTACAGGAGCAAATGTAGCACACAATTATAAAGAAGGCGTTTATCATGCTAAAATTATAGCAATGGGATTAAATGGAAAAACAACCCAAGTTGATCAGGAAGTTGTGGTTTCATTTAAAGCACCTCAAAATTTAGTTGTAGAAGTAACCAATGATTTATCAGTATCTAAAAAAATAACCGTTAAGGCAACCGCAGATTTTGCTTTGTTTTATGATGTTTATTTTGGAGAAACAGGAAAACCAAATCCGGTTTCGGCAAATAATGGCGAATCCATTTCGTATACGTATCAGGAAGCCGGAGTTTACACCATTCGTGTAGTTTCAAAAAGCGCTGCGATACAAACTACAGAAAAAACACTTCAGGTTACAGCCAAGTTAGTTCTTAATCCAACAACATCGGCACCGGCTCCGCCAAACAGACAAGCGGGCGATGTAATTTCTATTTATGGTTCGAAATACACCAATGTAGCAGGAACTAATTATTTTCCGGATTGGGGTCAGGCAGGACAAGGCAGCAGCTGGACTGAGTTTGATTTAAATGGAGATAAAATGCTGAATTATATTAAATTAAGCTATCAGGGAATTGCTTTGGCAGATAATGTTACGATTGATGTTTCTGGTATGGAATATTTGCATATGGATGTCTGGACAGCAGATTTGCAAAAAATCGAAACTTCTTTAATTAGTAAAACCAACGGAGAAAAACCAGTTGTAAAAGATCTAACGGCGAATCAATGGACAAGTATTGATATTCCAATTTCGGCATTTACGAGTCAGGGATTAACAGTTGCAGATATTTTTCAATTAAAATTGGTAGGAACACCATGGGCTGGCGGAACTGTTTTTGTTGATAATATTTATTTCTACAAAACAGCTTCACAAGCTATTCAATTGCCACTTGATTTTGAATCAGCTTCGTTAACGTATACTTGGGGTGGTTTTGGTAATGTTGATGCATCTATTATTGCAAATCCAAATAAAACCGGAATTAATGTATCTGATAAAGTTTTAAAATTAGACAAAAAAGCAGGCGCAGAAGTTTGGGGCGGTGCAAGTTTAAATTTGGAAAACACGCTCGATTATACAAAAGGAACAACAGTAAAAGTAAATGTTTGGTCACCAAAGGTGGGCGCTGATATATTGTACAAAATGGAACTTTCAACGTCTCCAAAAGATGGAAATAATAATCCAACTGTATTTATTGAAGTTCATGCAGCAACAACGGTAGCAAATGCATGGCAGGTTTTAACATTTGATCTTACAAGTGCGGCTGGTTTTAGTACCAGCATTAAATACGACAGAGTAATTTTATTTCCTGACTTTGGACAAATGGGAACAGGTTCTACCTATTATTTTGACGATATAAAACAATCCAATTAA
- a CDS encoding glycoside hydrolase family 16 protein, translated as MSKKIIIKIVSLFAILLMTGCQKDDYTFGSIDAPTNLKITAEIVGKTADTPYGDGSGAVKLIATADNAISYKYVFSDGTSENSPSGKLTKRFAKTDVNTYTVTVIATGRGGVASNTAIDVTVLSDFSDPEAVQFLTAGSSKKWYWSASEPGHLGVGQNDGDATKNYYANYYQAAAFEKAASPASSCLYDNVLTFSLDGEQLKFELDNGGSTFFNAAFASVAGGSSPDDACLSYNTSGKKTVTLSPSESFVTKNPDHATQTRGTMLNFADGGFMGYYIGQSSYEILSITANRMVVRAVMGGNPALAWYHIFTTTKPTQNNGPEVDYTNLVWSDEFNTDGAPDATKWNYDLGKGDNGWGNNEKQNYTNAATNVIVQGGSLKITAKKEASGGADYSSARLKTDGKFKFTYGKIEIRAKLPIGAGTWPAIWMLGSNFATNPWPACGEIDIMEHVGNNQNVILSTLHYPGHSGGGGNSGSKTIPNVSTEFHTYKAIWSPASVTTYVDDVQIHKVPNDSSLPFNKDFFLILNVAMGGNLGGNIDTAFTQSTMEIDYVKVYQ; from the coding sequence ATGAGTAAAAAAATAATCATAAAAATAGTATCCTTATTTGCGATTCTCCTGATGACGGGTTGTCAAAAAGACGATTACACATTTGGATCAATAGATGCACCAACAAATCTTAAAATAACAGCCGAGATTGTTGGAAAAACAGCCGATACTCCATACGGAGACGGTTCAGGAGCAGTAAAATTAATTGCTACTGCAGATAATGCTATTTCGTATAAATACGTATTTAGCGACGGAACTTCAGAAAATTCTCCAAGTGGGAAACTTACGAAGCGTTTTGCCAAAACCGACGTTAACACTTATACTGTTACCGTTATCGCTACAGGCAGAGGAGGAGTTGCATCAAACACGGCGATTGATGTTACCGTTTTAAGCGACTTTAGTGATCCCGAAGCCGTTCAGTTTTTAACTGCCGGATCATCTAAAAAATGGTATTGGTCAGCATCAGAACCAGGACATTTAGGTGTAGGTCAAAATGATGGCGATGCCACTAAAAATTATTATGCAAATTATTATCAGGCAGCAGCGTTTGAAAAAGCAGCTTCGCCGGCAAGCAGTTGTTTATACGATAATGTATTGACATTCTCACTTGATGGAGAGCAGTTGAAATTTGAATTAGATAATGGAGGATCCACATTCTTTAATGCTGCTTTTGCAAGTGTAGCAGGAGGAAGCTCGCCAGATGACGCATGTTTAAGCTATAATACAAGTGGTAAAAAAACAGTAACGTTAAGCCCTTCAGAATCATTTGTAACAAAAAATCCGGATCACGCTACACAAACGCGCGGAACAATGTTAAACTTCGCCGATGGAGGATTTATGGGGTATTATATTGGTCAGAGTTCTTATGAAATCCTGTCAATTACAGCAAACAGAATGGTGGTTAGAGCCGTTATGGGAGGAAATCCTGCCTTGGCATGGTATCATATTTTTACCACCACAAAACCAACTCAAAACAATGGTCCTGAAGTAGATTATACAAATTTAGTATGGTCAGACGAATTTAATACCGATGGAGCGCCAGATGCAACAAAATGGAATTATGATCTTGGAAAAGGAGACAATGGCTGGGGAAATAATGAAAAACAAAATTATACCAACGCAGCAACAAATGTAATCGTTCAGGGCGGAAGCTTGAAAATTACAGCTAAAAAAGAAGCTTCAGGAGGTGCAGATTATTCTTCGGCGAGATTAAAAACCGACGGTAAATTTAAATTTACTTACGGAAAAATCGAGATTCGCGCTAAACTTCCAATTGGCGCCGGAACCTGGCCTGCAATTTGGATGCTTGGATCAAATTTTGCAACCAATCCGTGGCCGGCTTGTGGAGAAATTGATATTATGGAACACGTAGGAAACAATCAAAATGTAATTCTGAGTACGCTGCATTATCCCGGACATTCCGGAGGAGGCGGAAACTCAGGTTCAAAAACTATTCCTAATGTTTCAACAGAATTTCACACTTATAAAGCAATTTGGAGTCCGGCATCTGTAACAACTTATGTTGATGATGTACAAATTCACAAAGTTCCAAATGACAGTTCTCTACCATTTAATAAAGACTTTTTCTTAATTCTAAATGTAGCAATGGGAGGAAATCTGGGCGGTAATATTGATACAGCTTTTACACAATCTACAATGGAGATTGATTATGTAAAAGTATATCAATAG